A single window of Acanthopagrus latus isolate v.2019 chromosome 1, fAcaLat1.1, whole genome shotgun sequence DNA harbors:
- the zgc:110222 gene encoding protein EOLA1 produces MSVQVWCLSFRQPYAGLVLDGVKTVESRWRPLLAPLENRTLAVHIAWRDWEGEEWRAVLSGLLGMNQAQIRGLLESGERFGRGVVAGLVDVGGTWMCPASLQGEELQCLERSAVLIGLQEKHLTHLSNPRWLREPLSARGGRDLWTIEIPTELLP; encoded by the exons ATGTCGGTGCAGGTGTGGTGCCTGTCATTTCGACAGCCGTACGCCGGCCTGGTTCTGGACGGGGTGAAGACCGTGGAAAGCCGCTGGAGGCCCTTGTTGGCCCCGCTGGAGAATCGGACCCTTGCAGTCCACATCGCCTGGCGTGActgggagggggaggagtggCGGGCGGTGCTGAGTGGCCTGCTTGGGATGAACCAGGCTCAGATACGAGGGCTCTTGGAGTCCGGAGAGAGGTTCGGCCGAGGTGTGGTGGCAG GATTGGTGGATGTGGGAGGGACCTGGATGTGCCCCGCCTCCCTACAGGGGGAGGAGCTGCAGTGCCTGGAACGGTCAGCCGTTCTGATTGGCCTGCAGGAGAAGCACCTGACCCACTTGTCCAACCCTCGCTGGCTGAGGGAGCCGCTGAGCGCTCGAGGAGGTCGCGACCTCTGGACCATTGAGATCCCCACTGAGCTGTTACCATGA
- the LOC119022070 gene encoding wiskott-Aldrich syndrome protein family member 3-like → MPLVKRIIEPRYLCRGTLPDGVASELECVTNSTLAAVIKQLGGLSRHAEDIFGELFTEANSFYLRMNSLQERVDLLAVKVTQLDSTVEEVSLQDINMRKAFRSSTIQDQQVVSRSSILNPVLEMYQRCDKPPPLNILTPYRDDKKDGLKFYTDPSYFFSLWKEKMLQATENKRKEKRRQKEQKHVEESSGREVKKVRKARNRRQEWNLMAYDKELRPDARVTPSPYHTSDGSMSPDRLGMSDDPTSSHHHDAQGHDGKDHVAMATGSGQTQSLDRALRPASTAVATATTRQHSLGRNQPHHHHPPLAGLANQNGARTNEEANDHQIPPAPPPPPPLMPSAFPNSSTHAAAMATPLHPAAAPGNQGGAAVLTRPYSPSPPPPPPANYVPSPSRPGGQVLPSAGAAPPLPPATDGRKPASGPINDARSDLLAAIRRGIQLRKVQEQREQEEAKKREPAGNDVATILSRRIAVEYSESEEESEPEDQDWSD, encoded by the exons ATGCCGTTGGTGAAGCGGATTATTGAACCCAGATATCTGTGTCGCGGCACTCTGCCTGATGGAGTCGCCAGTGAGCTGGAGTGTGTCACCAACAGCACATTGGCTGCTGTCATCAAACAGCTGGGAGGACTCA GTCGTCATGCGGAGGACATCTTTGGTGAGCTGTTCACGGAGGCCAACAGTTTCTACCTGAGGATGAACAGTCTGCAAGAGAGAGTCGACCTGCTGGCAGTGAAGGTCACACAGCTGGACTCCACTGTGGAGGAAG tGTCTCTGCAGGACATCAACATGAGGAAGGCCTTCAGGAGCAGTACCATCCAGGACCAGCAGGTGGTGTCACGGAGCTCCATCCTCAACCCAGTGCTGGAGATGTACCAACGCTGTGACAAACCACCGCCTCTCAACATCCTCACACCCTACAG ggacgATAAGAAGGACGGTCTGAAGTTCTACACTGACCCGTCTTACTTCTTCAGTCTGTGGAAGGAGAAGATGCTGCAGGCCACCGAGAACAAACgcaaagagaagagaagacagaag gagCAGAAGCATGTGGAGGAGTCTTCGGGTCGGGAAGTGAAGAAG GTTCGGAAAGCTCGTAACAGGCGGCAAGAGTGGAACCTCATGGCGTACGACAAGGAGCTCCGCCCAGATGCTCGAGTAACACCTTCACCTTACCACACGTCCGACGGCTCGATGTCACCTGACAG gttggggATGTCAGATGACCCCACCAGCTCCCACCACCATGATGCCCAGGGGCATGATGGGAAGGATCATGTGGCCATGGCAACAGGAAGTGGTCAAACTCAATCACTGGACCGCGCGCTCCGACCCGCCTCCACTGCAGTAGCCACAGCAACTACCCGGCAACACTCGCTGGGTCGCAACCAGCCGCATCATCACCACCCGCCACTGGCAGGCTTGGCCAATCAGAACGGAGCACGGACCAATGAGGAGgccaa TGACCATCAGATCCCTCCAGCCCCCCCGCCACCCCCCCCTCTCATGCCGTCAGCGTTCCCCAACAGCTCCACCCATGCCGCTGCTATGGCAACGCCACTGCATCCTGCAGCCGCTCCTGGTAACCAAG GTGGCGCTGCTGTTCTCACACGCCCCTACAGTCCAtcacctcctccgcctccccctGCTAACTACGTCCCCTCCCCCTCCCGTCCCGGAGGCCAGGTGCTGCCCTCGGCTGGTGCCGCACCTCCACTGCCCCCAGCGACAGACGGCAGGAAGCCGGCCAGCGGGCCGATAAACGACGCCCGCAGCGACCTGCTGGCCGCCATACGCCGAG GGATCCAGCTGAGGAAGGTTCAGGAGCAGCGAGAGCAAGAGGAGGCCAAGAAACGAGAGCCGGCAGGAAATGATGTCGCCACCATCCTGTCGCGTCGCATTGCTGTGGAGTACAGCGAATCAGAGGAGGAGTCTGAACCTGAGGACCAGGATTGGTCTGACTGA